TGCCGCTGGCCCTGGATCTGCAGGTCCAGCGTCAGCACCAGCGCCGAGCAATTCGCGGCGATGGCGCGCTCCACCAGCGAGCGGCTGAAGCCACGGTCACGCATGACGTAGAGCTGGAACCAGAAGGGCTTGTCCACCGCCCCCGCCACATCCTCGATCGAGCAGATGGACATGGTGGAGAGGGTGAAGGGGATGCCGAAGGCCTGCGCCGCGCGGCAGCCAAGGATCTCGCCATCCGCATGGAACAGCCCGGTCAGCCCCGTGGGGGCGATTCCCACGGGCATGGTGACAGGCTCGCCCAGCATGGTGGTGGCGACGTTCCGGTCGGAGACGTCGATCATCACGCGCTGCCGCAGCTTCAGTGCCGCCAGGTCCTCACGGTTGGCGCGCAGGCTCGCCTCGTCATAGGAGCCACGGTCGGCATAGTCGAAAATGGCACGCGGGATGCGGCGGCGGGCGATCCGGCGCAGATCCTCGATATGGGTCACGGGCGGCATGGCAAGGTCCTGTACTGCGGGGGTAATTTGACCGCCCGAAGCTGTCTGGTAAAGAGTTTTGACCAGGGAGTTCTCATGCCCCATGACCCAGCCGATCCGACCCCCGCCGCTGGCCAGCGCCGTCGCCGCGCATCTGGAAGCATTGGTGCTGGAAGGCGTGCTGCGTCCCGGCGACCGGCTGGCGCCGGAACGGGAGATGGCGGAACGCCTGGGGGTCTCCCGCCCTTCGCTGCGGGAGGCGCTGGCGGCGCTGGAAGAAAAAGGGCTGCTGGAATCCTCCCGTGCCGGCACACGGGTGGCGGATTTCCTGGCGCCACTCTCCGCGCCGCTGGCCGGGCTTTTCGGCACCAGCCCACGCATGGCGGAGGACTATTTCGAATACCGGCGGCTGATCGAGCCGCAGGCGGCCGCCCTGGCCGCCGCCCGCATCACGCCGCCTGAGCGCGCGGCGCTGGAGGAATGCCTGGCGGATATGGAAGCCGCCCATCTCCGCGCCCGGCCGGTGGAGGAGGCGGAGGCCGATACCCGCCTGCACCTGCTGGTGCATGAGGCCAGCCACAACCTCGTGCTGCTGCATGTGCTGCGGGTGTTTTCCGGTCTGCTGCGCCGGGGCATCCTCTTCAGCCACGAGCAGTACTGGCAGCGGGACAGCCTGCGCGGGGAGATCCTGGCGCAGCATCGTGCCATCGGCGCCGCCATCCTGGCCGGGGAGGCGGAGAGCGCCGCATCCGCCATGCGGGCCCATATCGGCTTTACCGAGGAAGCCTTCCGCGCCCTGCAGGCCGAGGCCGGGCGGATCTCCGCGTCGCTCCGCAAGCGGGACCGGCAGGGGTTGGTGGCGGGGGAGGGTTAGTCCCTCCTCACCAGGGCAAGTCGATCCAGGAGAGGTGGCCGCCCTTGCCCGCACCGGTATCCAGGAAGACGGCCCGCCCGCCTGCGGCCGATACGGCGACATAGGGCCTGCCGTCGGCGCTGCGGGTCTCGTGCCCGCAATAGACGGTGATGCCGGACGGGATGCGGTGCACCCAGTTGTGCAGCCGCTCGGGGTAGCCATCGATGCGCGTGCGGCTGGTGACCTGGCCGAACAGCGCGCGGGGTACCAGCCCTTCCGGCTTGCTGCTGCCGGCATGGGGCGGTGGCGGCTCCCGCAGCATGCGCGGGTGGAAGCCGCCATGGACGAAGAGCCAGGAGCCCAGCCGCAGCCAGGCCGGCGCCTGGCCGATCGCATCCAGCGCGCCCTGCCGCAGCGCATCGGCATCCGGTGCGGCGCCGATCTGATCCAGCGTCACGCCCAGCCCTTCCGGGTCCGGCCGCACCAGGGCGCCGGAGAGGGCGCGGCGCAGCTTATGGTCGTGATTGCCGAGCAGGAACAGGCCCTGCTGCTCCGCGACCATCTCAAGCGCCATGCGGAGGGTGGCGGCGCTGTCCGGGCCACGATCCGTCAGGTCGCCGAGCTGGATCGTGAAAAGCCGCTTCTCCCGCGCGCCGGCGATGGCGGCGCTGAAGGCATGGGCATCGCCGTGCACATCCCCCACCACGCGCAACCCCTTGAAGGCGGGGCGGAGCGTCGCCAGCGTGGGCCAGATGTGGGCGGTGCCGGCGACGTTCATGCGGCGGCCTTCCGCATCTCGGCCAGGGCCTCCAGGGCACGGGCGCGGCCGGTGGCGTGGTCGATGACCGGCAAGGGGTAATCCTCGCCCAGCCGCAGGCCGGCGGTCCGCAGCACCTCCGCGGGCGCTTCCCAGGGGCGGTGCAGCCATTTGTCCGGCAGCCGCGCCAGCTCCGGCACGAAATGCCGGACGTATTCGCCACGGGGGTCGAAGCTCTCGCCCTGCAGGATAGGGTTGAAGACGCGGAAGAAGGGCGCGGCATCGGCACCGCAGCCCGCCACCCACTGCCAGTTGAAAGCGTTGCTGGCCAGGTCGGCATCGACCAGCGTGTCCCAGAACCAGGCGGCGCCATCCTGCCAGGGCTGCAACAGGTGCTTGATGAAGAAGCTGGCACAGATCATGCGGACGCGGTTGTGCATCCAGCCCAGGCGCCAGAGCTGGCGCATCCCCGCATCCACCAGCGGGTAGCCCGTGATGCCCCGGCGCCAGGCGCGCTGCGTCCCCGCGTCCCGCCGGTAGGGGAAGTAGGCGTAGCTGGCGTGGAGCGGCTGCTCCGGCATCTCAGGCCGGTGCCAGAGCATGTGCTGGGCGAACTCCCGCCAGAGGATCTCCTTCAGGAAGGCCTGGGTGGCGGTGGCGGGCAGCCCG
This genomic window from Roseomonas marmotae contains:
- a CDS encoding FadR/GntR family transcriptional regulator; the protein is MTQPIRPPPLASAVAAHLEALVLEGVLRPGDRLAPEREMAERLGVSRPSLREALAALEEKGLLESSRAGTRVADFLAPLSAPLAGLFGTSPRMAEDYFEYRRLIEPQAAALAAARITPPERAALEECLADMEAAHLRARPVEEAEADTRLHLLVHEASHNLVLLHVLRVFSGLLRRGILFSHEQYWQRDSLRGEILAQHRAIGAAILAGEAESAASAMRAHIGFTEEAFRALQAEAGRISASLRKRDRQGLVAGEG
- a CDS encoding metallophosphoesterase; the protein is MNVAGTAHIWPTLATLRPAFKGLRVVGDVHGDAHAFSAAIAGAREKRLFTIQLGDLTDRGPDSAATLRMALEMVAEQQGLFLLGNHDHKLRRALSGALVRPDPEGLGVTLDQIGAAPDADALRQGALDAIGQAPAWLRLGSWLFVHGGFHPRMLREPPPPHAGSSKPEGLVPRALFGQVTSRTRIDGYPERLHNWVHRIPSGITVYCGHETRSADGRPYVAVSAAGGRAVFLDTGAGKGGHLSWIDLPW